The Vigna unguiculata cultivar IT97K-499-35 chromosome 1, ASM411807v1, whole genome shotgun sequence nucleotide sequence aaatacataaaaaaaccTTCGCATGAAAAAAGGATTCATTGTGAACTAAAAACTGAAGATACCCCTCAATTTGAACCAAAAAATTCACAAAAGAGACGGGAGAAATATTAGTTATAAGGGTATGTGTGACCCTCAGAAGTTATCCATAATTGCAAAGCAACTTTGAATTCCTGATGTTGGTGTGCAGAGATATAATCGGTCCGTCCAAGTAGCGACCGGGTAAGATTCTTCACCAAGTTAGTCCCTTGCCAACATATTCTACAATTTTATCCATGATTACCTTGTTTGTGTAAAAGATCCGTACGAGCAAACTAGAGAAGAGGTTTTCCAAAAGCTAACCAAACCTAAGTTCCCAGTTCACACCATCGTCCACTATTCAACTTTTTACTACCCTAATGATCTTATACAGATAAATGGACAGAGATACCACTCAGGGTATGAAAAGTGTGCCCTATTCCCCACATTCTAAGATTAGTTTTTGGAAAGTGTCCCTAATTTCCATTCCACATTCTCATCAAAGCACTTCCCATCTGCACCATTCCCACACAGTGCTCAAATCACTCCACCACCTTGATTCTTTGGTAGAATTACCACTATCATTCAAGTTTCTTCAAGATTCAtatttggtttctaaaatttcttTCTATAAACCCTTATCTACTGTAGCCAACCTCCATTTCCACTTGGCTAATAAAGCAATATTAAATAGCCTAATGTCCTTAATACCCAACCCTCCTTGTTCCTTAGGTTTGCATATATTGGCCCACTTTATCCATGCTATCTTCCTACGTGTTGCCTCCCAACCCCATAGGAAGTCTCTTTGTATCTTGGTAATGACATTGCATACCTTAGCTGGTGTTttgaagaaggaaaaaaaatacaatgggGTTGTTGTAAACACATATTTAATTAGACAAGTTCTTCCTGCAAAAGATAAGAACTTACCATTCCACCTAGCtagttttttcttgattttattgaCCACCATCTCAAAAGCTTAACCTCCTTGGTTCACATGCTTTGGATGCAACCTTAATATTTGTTCCTGATACCCCTCCTCACAATGCTTCTTTGTCCGTTTTAAATCCCCAATACTGCATGTTGAAAGACAAATATTTACTTACATGAAAACCATGATATTGACATTAGTAAAGAGGTATTTTTGTTGGACTTTGGCAGGGAATGTGATTTATATCTGGAAGCTATTCAAATTTCCTTACATGTTGGGTGGCGTAGTGTGTGCTTCTGCTAATATTTTGCCCAGGTTCTTGCTTCCGCGGTATCTACAACTCATACTTTTGTTGCACACCATTTGTAGATTCGAGTGGATCAAATCACAAAGCAGTTGGAATCAGAAAAACTGGAAGTTGGGGACACTCAGAACTTGCCATTGGGAGCTGAGAACACGGATAAAAGCAAATCTGGCTCTCAAATGAACATCAAGGTTAACGACAATTGACACtgtcctttttaatttttgtcacttattattttctcaatgttgtgcatttattattattattattattattattattattaaatcaaCTTCTGATGTTGATTTATGGATCTAAGAAGTCAGAAATGCTCGAACTTGAAAAGCGCGAAGCCATAGGTTTGTTTTTCTTGAAGTACCTATACTTTTTATGCCTCCTCAACTCCCTTTTAATTCATACATACTGTTTATTCCATTATAATCGTGATCTTAATCATTTCCAGGCGAAATACTAAAATTAGATCCCAGTTACAAACCTCCACGTGGTTTTAAACCATTGTTAAAAGAAGCCAGCATTCCTTTGCCTGTAAGTATTGATTAATGAATCCAACTtccaataatttaatatttactgaAATGAATTGATTGCGTTGGATTTAACTTTGGTTGGATTATGGATATATGGATCATTTTGCAACCAGAATTCATTCACCATGTTTTGTTCAGTTCTTTTTCCTTACTGTGAATGAacattgataaaaaaagaaggGCAATTCAGTGCACTAGTCTCCCACTTAAAATGGTCTGGAGAGTGTAGATGTATTCAGTCATATCCCTACAACCAAGGAAGTTTTCTAGGATTTGAACCCATGGCTTGTAGGTCACAAGCTAGTATCGTTACCGTTGTGTGGAAACTTATCCTCTACTATTCACTAGTGTTGATATATTTAATAGTTTCATGTCTGGTCAAAACTCTAGTATGGTTGACATTTTGTGGGCcttataatatttcttaatGTTGTAAGATTGTGGCAATTTTTAGGTGATAAGACCTTATATTATTTCTTCGAGTTTCACTTGAAGGTCCGTGTGTTTGACCTGAGCATGTGGAAAGTGTTAATTAACTGACCAGAAACAGACAACTCATTTCCATACATTCTTTTCCAAACCGGTCTTCTCATTCATTTTCTTGGAATAATTTCCTGATGGTTGACGTTGTTGGAGAAGCTCGCCCCTCAGTCTTGAGAGAAAGTTGAAGAATAACTTGCAGTACATGATGTACCTTTGAATTGAGCTTCAGAATTTAGTGGCACTAATACCCCAGCCTAGTTTGCCATATATTACAAGTATACTCAATACTGATTGCTACGTAGGGTAACTAAGCAAAATGAGTCAACTGCTTTTGCTGCTCATGTCTGTTTACGCCAAAGTTTGGCAGTCCTTTGTTGTAAATTTAATGTTAAGAATGATCTGTgactttttcaaattaaaatgtcTTTAAGTTAACTAAACTTGATGTTCTCTATAATACAATGATAAGTCTTACATGTAATACCATACACAGGTTCAAGAATATCCTGGGTACAATTTTGTTGGTCTAATATATGGGCCTGAAGGTGATAATCAGAAACAACTAGAAAAGGTAAGATTTTTGGGTTGATATCTAATCTCCATCTAGTGCTTTACAGTCACTAAgctgtatgtatatatactgaTTTAGTTCATGAaattaatttcttcattttttaattgatcTCTGATATATGCATATACCAGGAAACTGCTGCCAAGATAAAAATTCATGGAACCAAAGCAGACACAGGAGAGAAAGTAAGTTCCTTCACTTTGTTGATAACATAATGTGGCTATTATCCACTGCACATATAACTCTGAAATATTTTAACTTGATTTTGGGAGGAAAGAATTGTAATtgtttgcatttgttttatgttttattttcattggCTGCTTTACATTTTCAGGGTGAAATTAAGCCTGGAACTGATATCCATTCCAGTTACAAGGAGATGTGTGTTAACATATCAGCTGATAGTTTTGAAAAAGTGGATGCAGCAATGTCAATAATTGAACTGCTGATTACCTCTGTAACTGTGAGTCTTGTCATTTCAAATGatacaagtttttataatttatggttatgttataaaatacattttattactaataGTTTTATAATGATGCCATTCCTTATGTAATTTTGTTCGTGCCTTGTAATAATTGCTTATTCAGGGGAATTTAGCCGCTGGCTCTACACCCTCTATATCAGTTTCTAGGGACAGCACTGATATTCTGGGTCAAAGCCAAGAAGGCCAGCCTTCTCATGCAGATTCTGTTTCTCTGGAAAACCAGGCTGTTCTGCAACCAGTAGCTGTTACCCAAAAGCATGAAGATAACTTCCAATACTCTACACCATGGTTTTCGGTGGTTCCTTCTAATACCCCCATTTTTGCTTCATCTGGCACTGTAGCCCCCCTAAACCCATTAGGCCTTGGTAGAACTCCCCATTTTCCATCACAAACTTCAAATACGGTTCCTACTTTTGGTTCTCAACCTGGATTTCAACCAATTATTCCAAATCAACATGTTTCCGTGCAAGCACCACCACCAAGACAGATTTTACACTATCCACATCTGACTCAAGCGACTCCTTTGGGTCACGTTGGCCCCCCAAGAAATGCTTCTATAATATCTGTACAGAATCTGTCAACTCCAACAAATGCTTCACATTCATTTCCTGTTACTTTAAGCCAATCAACGCCAATAGGACAACTGCAGACATCAGTGTCTTCATTTCCTCTACCCATATCTGGTGTATCACCATTGCCCATAGCTAACCAGCCCATCACCCATCTTGGGGTCCCTTCTGGCCAGAATGAACCCCTTGTCGCTGTTAAAACATCCATTGGTCCCAGCAATATGGGGTCAATGGTTCCACCTGGAAGACCTGCCTCTCTACATCAGCAACCGGAAGTTGCATTTATGCCACCACAGTCAAATATGTCAATGACACCACGATCTGCTTCCTTTCCTCCACATCAAGTAGGAATATCCCCCGGGCCATTATCTTCTTTGAGACCTATGTCTGTACCAATACCTGCACCTAAACATTCATCTGTAAACCATTTAGCAGGACCTGTTTCATTTCCTTCGTCAGGAATATCCCCTTCTTTTCCATTGCCTCAGCAAGCAGGAATACCCAATTCTGCTTCTGGAATTGCTCCTTTCCACACCCATTTAAAACCATCTGTCTTGGTGCCATCAAAATCTGGAAATTTTACTTTTCGATCACATGCCCCCAATGCAGACTACAGTCAAGCAGGTGCTACACAGGAGCCACCTTCTGGTCCACGGCCTCCGCCATTTGGGTTTGGCGTGCCTGATCAGCCTCTTCAAAACTTTCCTAGGACACAATTCACTGCTCAAGTGGATCAAACCATTTCCTTCGGGGGAAGATCAAACTCAATTCCAACCCCAAGACATACTGCGTTTCCATATGGTGGTCAACCTGCACCTAGATCTCCAGTCCCACAAATGGGTATGAATAACTTCATTCCTGCTCCGCAAAGGCCAAACTTGACCGGTGCTGTTGC carries:
- the LOC114180833 gene encoding branchpoint-bridging protein isoform X4, with amino-acid sequence MNIKSEMLELEKREAIGEILKLDPSYKPPRGFKPLLKEASIPLPVQEYPGYNFVGLIYGPEGDNQKQLEKETAAKIKIHGTKADTGEKGEIKPGTDIHSSYKEMCVNISADSFEKVDAAMSIIELLITSVTGNLAAGSTPSISVSRDSTDILGQSQEGQPSHADSVSLENQAVLQPVAVTQKHEDNFQYSTPWFSVVPSNTPIFASSGTVAPLNPLGLGRTPHFPSQTSNTVPTFGSQPGFQPIIPNQHVSVQAPPPRQILHYPHLTQATPLGHVGPPRNASIISVQNLSTPTNASHSFPVTLSQSTPIGQLQTSVSSFPLPISGVSPLPIANQPITHLGVPSGQNEPLVAVKTSIGPSNMGSMVPPGRPASLHQQPEVAFMPPQSNMSMTPRSASFPPHQVGISPGPLSSLRPMSVPIPAPKHSSVNHLAGPVSFPSSGISPSFPLPQQAGIPNSASGIAPFHTHLKPSVLVPSKSGNFTFRSHAPNADYSQAGATQEPPSGPRPPPFGFGVPDQPLQNFPRTQFTAQVDQTISFGGRSNSIPTPRHTAFPYGGQPAPRSPVPQMGMNNFIPAPQRPNLTGAVAQRGMPIRQSYAVQMTRPDIPMPLNHKFVNNTLMASGKLPYSADQIYDPFSPTSAPPQQKGNPGQ
- the LOC114180833 gene encoding branchpoint-bridging protein isoform X3, with protein sequence MLGGVIRVDQITKQLESEKLEVGDTQNLPLGAENTDKSKSGSQMNIKKSEMLELEKREAIGEILKLDPSYKPPRGFKPLLKEASIPLPVQEYPGYNFVGLIYGPEGDNQKQLEKETAAKIKIHGTKADTGEKGEIKPGTDIHSSYKEMCVNISADSFEKVDAAMSIIELLITSVTGNLAAGSTPSISVSRDSTDILGQSQEGQPSHADSVSLENQAVLQPVAVTQKHEDNFQYSTPWFSVVPSNTPIFASSGTVAPLNPLGLGRTPHFPSQTSNTVPTFGSQPGFQPIIPNQHVSVQAPPPRQILHYPHLTQATPLGHVGPPRNASIISVQNLSTPTNASHSFPVTLSQSTPIGQLQTSVSSFPLPISGVSPLPIANQPITHLGVPSGQNEPLVAVKTSIGPSNMGSMVPPGRPASLHQQPEVAFMPPQSNMSMTPRSASFPPHQVGISPGPLSSLRPMSVPIPAPKHSSVNHLAGPVSFPSSGISPSFPLPQQAGIPNSASGIAPFHTHLKPSVLVPSKSGNFTFRSHAPNADYSQAGATQEPPSGPRPPPFGFGVPDQPLQNFPRTQFTAQVDQTISFGGRSNSIPTPRHTAFPYGGQPAPRSPVPQMGMNNFIPAPQRPNLTGAVAQRGMPIRQSYAVQMTRPDIPMPLNHKFVNNTLMASGKLPYSADQIYDPFSPTSAPPQQKGNPGQ
- the LOC114180833 gene encoding branchpoint-bridging protein isoform X2, which gives rise to MSAEIDSTSAPEPHKMSGTSSVTTTSGQKLSIFAAKSGFVIPKNKLSGSLVPIFRGAKKHGVTGAINEESSKQTERKSKWGPDLTQDATVRRGKALALQIRVDQITKQLESEKLEVGDTQNLPLGAENTDKSKSGSQMNIKSEMLELEKREAIGEILKLDPSYKPPRGFKPLLKEASIPLPVQEYPGYNFVGLIYGPEGDNQKQLEKETAAKIKIHGTKADTGEKGEIKPGTDIHSSYKEMCVNISADSFEKVDAAMSIIELLITSVTGNLAAGSTPSISVSRDSTDILGQSQEGQPSHADSVSLENQAVLQPVAVTQKHEDNFQYSTPWFSVVPSNTPIFASSGTVAPLNPLGLGRTPHFPSQTSNTVPTFGSQPGFQPIIPNQHVSVQAPPPRQILHYPHLTQATPLGHVGPPRNASIISVQNLSTPTNASHSFPVTLSQSTPIGQLQTSVSSFPLPISGVSPLPIANQPITHLGVPSGQNEPLVAVKTSIGPSNMGSMVPPGRPASLHQQPEVAFMPPQSNMSMTPRSASFPPHQVGISPGPLSSLRPMSVPIPAPKHSSVNHLAGPVSFPSSGISPSFPLPQQAGIPNSASGIAPFHTHLKPSVLVPSKSGNFTFRSHAPNADYSQAGATQEPPSGPRPPPFGFGVPDQPLQNFPRTQFTAQVDQTISFGGRSNSIPTPRHTAFPYGGQPAPRSPVPQMGMNNFIPAPQRPNLTGAVAQRGMPIRQSYAVQMTRPDIPMPLNHKFVNNTLMASGKLPYSADQIYDPFSPTSAPPQQKGNPGQ
- the LOC114180833 gene encoding branchpoint-bridging protein isoform X1, yielding MSAEIDSTSAPEPHKMSGTSSVTTTSGQKLSIFAAKSGFVIPKNKLSGSLVPIFRGAKKHGVTGAINEESSKQTERKSKWGPDLTQDATVRRGKALALQIRVDQITKQLESEKLEVGDTQNLPLGAENTDKSKSGSQMNIKKSEMLELEKREAIGEILKLDPSYKPPRGFKPLLKEASIPLPVQEYPGYNFVGLIYGPEGDNQKQLEKETAAKIKIHGTKADTGEKGEIKPGTDIHSSYKEMCVNISADSFEKVDAAMSIIELLITSVTGNLAAGSTPSISVSRDSTDILGQSQEGQPSHADSVSLENQAVLQPVAVTQKHEDNFQYSTPWFSVVPSNTPIFASSGTVAPLNPLGLGRTPHFPSQTSNTVPTFGSQPGFQPIIPNQHVSVQAPPPRQILHYPHLTQATPLGHVGPPRNASIISVQNLSTPTNASHSFPVTLSQSTPIGQLQTSVSSFPLPISGVSPLPIANQPITHLGVPSGQNEPLVAVKTSIGPSNMGSMVPPGRPASLHQQPEVAFMPPQSNMSMTPRSASFPPHQVGISPGPLSSLRPMSVPIPAPKHSSVNHLAGPVSFPSSGISPSFPLPQQAGIPNSASGIAPFHTHLKPSVLVPSKSGNFTFRSHAPNADYSQAGATQEPPSGPRPPPFGFGVPDQPLQNFPRTQFTAQVDQTISFGGRSNSIPTPRHTAFPYGGQPAPRSPVPQMGMNNFIPAPQRPNLTGAVAQRGMPIRQSYAVQMTRPDIPMPLNHKFVNNTLMASGKLPYSADQIYDPFSPTSAPPQQKGNPGQ